The following coding sequences are from one Rhodopirellula islandica window:
- a CDS encoding DUF4347 domain-containing protein codes for MSKWTKHWWQHCCLRVDHVVTLAQHSVWSRGPASHGKRSPNVSTLEPMVLFSATPIDPAMMDGASLGEASATATVMEIPLDSETEAQQSTTSSSVQNPEEQSASVASEIIFIDALTPDLEALLEDLRLHREGSEVIVLDADRDGIAQITELLESRTGIRSLQIISHAEDASVRLGNLWLGADNLDAHAGQIASWQHALTSDADILFYGCDLAADASGRTLVDSIAALTGADVAASDDDTGHARYNADWDLEYATGIIDSDVVVSEAFQDTWGHKLATITVTTWIDESNDNGEMSLREAITLANAGAGGDTIVFDASLDTSTVFQLTRHQSEDDVNSYGDLDILKDVTIVGHGINNTIIDGGELSRIFDVRGGTLTISDVTLQGGRSGSNSGGGIQVNASTGLIVDRALLTNNSGVDGGAISNYGTIELTDVSIIDNGGIAGQSTNTGGGIQNRGTAHLNRVTLSGNVATVGGAIFVEADATLTSLTNVTISGNTGTNVGGGIYTKAVTNVVHSTITLNTSTVGGGIFVESGTTTVANSIVTGNTGINASPDVQGTFTSSGGNLIGNLGSASGFGGDDLIGQNADLGTLANNGGYVQTHKLQGSSAAIDAGQPENEVGEDARGYSSLDGRLDSGSYQAQAGVIDRIFWIDSGTDEIRSSKLDGTDVQTVRSGLSTPDELFVDSVNQHIYFSEPNSDRIRRVNFDGTGLVNVLTGLDEPRGMAIDLANDKIYWVEDGDAYNAVKRSDLDGGNTETLALVTAGFNLTKPDDIKLDLVNGHIYWSDELTKKVERMDLDGSNRTTLFTQAGFGNAVNGLALDIANDTLYYTVAGTDNEIWRADLDGTNRSALIDSGLTHPDGLTIDHVNQKLYWTDSNSPGISMSDLDGNNVTSLGITGLGTPRGISLGASQTNQAPISIGFQPNELVENTNTAAGLSVGQLSAIDADENETFTYTVAGGPDAAKFTIGGGNSDELILTDGVLDYENQSSYSLVVNVADSVGNITSQTLTLRVQNQAELDGLWFSTDKDVSESGVTGLPNWGNDQTIQISDPGLTLGNSTSGSASTSGFRLENFISETNVSIAGMHAVWSGLSVGSGTNSFELLAGDLIFAIDKSGIDFSSATEPDKEFDSEDVIVFRASTPGDYSSGDFFLLLEDPLGGDDIQGISLVESVGGVTVGDTTLSQGTFLFTRSGSEDDRVYTYTADTVGESNTSGTEAILIEGDDSVENNNGGNLDFNEEIAGLHLVESNTTIGGVAVNAGDLLISVHAGGESSTTIGGVTGTNQDVFRLTMTSTRIGGNASVASVELLFDGTDIGLNQFDDQEINSLTFVEGTSANSPISSIADSDTDSNEVDEDADIGDTVGVQAFAADTDGETVTYSLVSDPDSKFTINSATGIVTLAATLDYSTASEHSFTVRATSTDSSFTEETFTVDVIQANAAPSFNITTVLGSISEDADLTGGVHVANVVLTDDGQGTNTFNLFGAHAAFFELRDSNTKLYLKESVELDFDTQSVLNLFVSVDDATVGSSPDDTDPFSLTVTDVNSAPVVSLSQSGDSLPESTATGSRIKMADIILTDDGTGTNTLSLSGTDAGLFEIDGTELFWTGDSALDFESKPALNVTVNVDDTALGAGIDSSTNFTLTVTDVNEAPTLSLSNLVTTISEGQDTSSGMKVADITITDDALGTETLSLSGADAALFRIDGTEVWLIDNATLDYDSNSVLDVTVSVDDNTVGSTPDDSQAFSINVTDVNTAPVVSLSQSGDSLPESTATGSRIKMADIILTDDGTGTNTLSLSGTDAGLFEIDGTELFWTGDSALDFESKPALNVTVNVDDTALGAGIDSSTNFTLTVTDVNEAPTLGLANQVTTISESADLSSGMKVADIVVTDDALGTETLALVGADAALFRIDGTELWLVNDAALNFDSNPTLDVTVEVYDASLSASALDSVAHSMSVTDVNSSPTVSLSQAGTSLAEDTSTGTRIKMADITVTDDGTGTNELSLSGDDAALFEIDGNELFLKSGTSLDFETASTLDVTVNVDDSSLGAGIDSSTDFTLTVTDVNEAPTLSLSNLVTTISEGQDTSSGMKVADITITDDALGTETLSLSGADAGLFRIDGTEVWLIDNATLDFDSNSVLDVTVSVDDNTVGSTPDDSQAFSINVTDVNSAPVVTLSQSGDSLPESTATGSRIKMADIILTDDGTGTNTLSLSGTDAGLFEIDGTELFWTGDSALDYESKPALNVTVNVNDTSLGSGIDSSTNFTLTVTDVNEAPTLGLSNLVTTISEGQDTSSGMKVADVTITDDALGTETLSLSGADAGLFRIDGTEVWLIDNATLDFDSNSVLDVTVSVDDNTVGSTPDDSQAFSINVTDVNSAPVVTLSQSGDSLPESTATGSRIKMADIILTDDGTGTNTLSLSGTDAGLFE; via the coding sequence ATGTCAAAATGGACGAAACACTGGTGGCAGCATTGCTGCTTGAGGGTGGATCACGTCGTGACATTGGCGCAGCATTCCGTTTGGTCTCGCGGCCCAGCGTCTCACGGCAAGCGATCCCCCAATGTCAGCACGCTCGAACCCATGGTGCTGTTCAGTGCCACGCCGATCGATCCCGCGATGATGGACGGGGCCTCCTTGGGGGAAGCGTCTGCCACCGCAACGGTAATGGAAATCCCCTTGGATTCGGAAACCGAAGCACAACAGAGCACCACCTCATCGAGCGTTCAAAATCCCGAGGAACAGTCGGCCTCCGTCGCCAGCGAGATCATTTTCATTGATGCGCTGACACCGGACCTGGAGGCGTTGCTGGAAGACCTGCGTCTGCATCGCGAGGGCAGCGAAGTGATTGTCCTGGACGCGGATCGAGATGGGATCGCGCAGATCACTGAGCTTTTGGAATCACGCACCGGCATCCGTTCGTTGCAAATCATTTCGCACGCGGAAGATGCCTCGGTTCGACTGGGAAACCTGTGGCTTGGGGCGGACAACCTGGATGCCCACGCGGGTCAGATCGCATCTTGGCAGCACGCCCTGACATCGGATGCAGACATCCTTTTTTATGGCTGCGATCTGGCCGCCGATGCCTCGGGCAGAACGCTGGTCGACTCCATCGCGGCACTGACGGGCGCGGATGTGGCCGCCAGCGATGACGACACCGGACACGCTCGTTACAACGCGGACTGGGACCTGGAATATGCGACCGGGATCATTGACAGCGATGTCGTTGTCAGCGAAGCGTTCCAAGACACCTGGGGTCACAAGCTGGCCACGATCACAGTCACCACGTGGATTGACGAGTCCAACGACAATGGCGAAATGTCGTTGAGAGAGGCCATCACATTGGCCAATGCGGGTGCCGGCGGGGACACAATCGTTTTCGACGCATCCCTGGACACATCGACGGTCTTCCAACTCACCCGTCATCAATCGGAAGATGACGTCAATTCCTATGGCGACCTCGATATCCTGAAGGATGTCACCATCGTCGGGCATGGGATCAACAACACGATCATTGACGGGGGAGAACTCAGCCGAATCTTTGACGTTCGTGGAGGCACGTTGACAATCTCGGATGTGACCTTGCAAGGTGGACGTTCTGGTTCCAACTCGGGCGGTGGCATTCAAGTCAACGCCTCGACCGGACTGATCGTGGATCGAGCTCTGCTGACGAACAACTCCGGGGTCGACGGTGGAGCAATCAGCAACTACGGAACCATTGAACTGACCGACGTTTCCATCATCGACAACGGTGGCATCGCCGGGCAAAGCACCAACACCGGCGGCGGGATCCAAAACCGCGGAACCGCCCACTTGAACCGTGTGACCTTGTCTGGCAATGTGGCAACCGTTGGTGGTGCTATCTTCGTTGAGGCAGATGCCACGCTGACATCGTTGACCAACGTCACCATCAGTGGCAACACGGGCACCAACGTCGGTGGCGGAATCTACACGAAGGCAGTCACGAACGTTGTTCATTCGACGATCACGCTCAACACCTCCACCGTCGGTGGGGGGATCTTTGTTGAGTCGGGCACCACAACCGTTGCCAATTCGATTGTCACTGGCAACACGGGAATCAACGCGAGTCCTGATGTCCAGGGGACATTCACTTCCAGCGGTGGCAACCTGATTGGAAATCTCGGATCGGCATCCGGGTTTGGCGGCGACGACCTCATCGGCCAAAACGCGGATTTGGGGACGCTCGCCAACAACGGCGGCTATGTCCAAACACACAAATTGCAAGGCAGCAGCGCGGCGATCGATGCTGGCCAACCAGAGAATGAAGTTGGCGAAGACGCACGCGGGTACAGTTCGCTGGACGGACGACTCGACAGCGGATCCTATCAAGCCCAGGCTGGCGTGATCGATCGTATCTTCTGGATCGACAGTGGAACCGATGAGATTCGTTCATCCAAACTGGATGGGACCGATGTCCAAACGGTCCGCAGTGGATTGTCAACGCCAGACGAACTGTTCGTGGATTCCGTCAATCAACACATCTATTTTTCAGAACCGAATAGCGATCGCATTCGCCGTGTCAACTTCGACGGCACAGGACTGGTGAATGTTCTCACGGGATTGGATGAGCCTCGAGGGATGGCGATTGATCTCGCCAACGACAAGATCTATTGGGTGGAAGACGGTGACGCCTACAATGCCGTCAAACGCTCGGACCTGGATGGCGGGAATACGGAAACACTTGCGTTGGTGACGGCGGGCTTTAACCTGACCAAACCAGACGACATCAAACTGGACCTCGTCAACGGCCATATTTATTGGAGTGACGAGCTGACAAAAAAAGTCGAACGCATGGACCTGGACGGTTCCAACCGAACCACTCTTTTCACCCAGGCTGGCTTTGGCAACGCAGTCAATGGTTTGGCTCTCGACATCGCCAATGACACGCTCTATTACACCGTCGCCGGAACTGACAATGAAATATGGCGTGCCGATCTCGACGGGACGAATCGCAGTGCCTTGATTGATTCCGGCCTGACTCACCCCGACGGGTTGACGATCGATCACGTCAACCAAAAGTTGTACTGGACCGATTCCAACTCGCCTGGGATCTCCATGTCTGATCTGGATGGCAACAATGTCACCAGTCTCGGAATCACAGGTTTGGGCACGCCGCGTGGGATCTCACTGGGAGCCTCGCAAACCAACCAAGCTCCCATTTCAATTGGGTTTCAACCCAATGAATTGGTCGAGAACACAAACACCGCGGCGGGCCTGAGTGTGGGTCAGTTGTCAGCCATCGATGCGGATGAAAACGAAACCTTCACCTACACCGTCGCGGGTGGCCCGGACGCCGCAAAGTTCACGATCGGTGGCGGAAATTCAGATGAATTGATTTTGACCGACGGGGTGTTGGATTACGAAAACCAATCGTCGTACTCCCTCGTTGTGAACGTCGCTGATTCCGTGGGAAACATCACGTCGCAAACCCTCACGCTGCGTGTTCAAAACCAAGCCGAACTCGACGGCCTTTGGTTCAGCACGGACAAGGATGTCAGCGAGTCAGGTGTCACAGGTTTGCCCAACTGGGGAAATGACCAAACGATTCAAATCAGTGACCCTGGATTGACTCTGGGGAACAGCACCAGCGGCTCGGCATCCACTTCCGGTTTCCGTTTAGAAAACTTCATCTCGGAAACGAATGTTTCCATTGCCGGGATGCATGCCGTTTGGTCCGGGTTGAGCGTCGGTTCGGGGACCAACAGCTTTGAGTTGCTAGCAGGCGACCTGATCTTTGCGATTGACAAGAGCGGCATCGATTTTTCGAGTGCCACGGAACCCGACAAGGAATTTGACAGCGAAGACGTGATTGTGTTTCGTGCGTCCACGCCAGGGGATTATTCCTCCGGAGACTTCTTTCTCTTGCTCGAAGATCCTCTGGGAGGAGATGACATCCAAGGGATTTCGCTGGTCGAAAGTGTCGGTGGCGTCACGGTTGGGGACACCACTCTCAGCCAAGGAACCTTCCTGTTCACCCGGTCGGGTAGCGAAGACGATCGAGTCTACACCTACACCGCAGACACAGTCGGTGAATCAAACACATCCGGTACCGAAGCAATCCTGATCGAAGGAGATGACTCCGTCGAAAACAACAACGGCGGCAACTTGGACTTCAACGAAGAAATCGCTGGGCTGCATCTCGTTGAGTCCAACACAACGATTGGCGGCGTCGCCGTCAACGCCGGCGATCTACTGATTTCCGTTCATGCAGGTGGTGAATCGTCGACCACCATCGGTGGAGTGACCGGGACAAACCAAGACGTCTTTCGGTTGACCATGACGTCCACCCGAATTGGCGGCAATGCATCCGTCGCTTCCGTGGAATTGCTGTTCGATGGCACGGACATTGGACTGAACCAATTCGACGATCAAGAAATCAACTCACTCACCTTCGTGGAGGGAACCTCCGCCAATTCGCCGATTAGCTCGATCGCTGACAGCGACACCGATTCCAACGAAGTCGATGAAGATGCTGACATCGGCGACACGGTCGGCGTCCAGGCCTTCGCCGCCGACACGGATGGCGAAACGGTGACATACAGCTTGGTGAGTGATCCCGATTCTAAGTTCACGATCAACTCGGCAACCGGAATCGTCACACTGGCTGCCACACTGGACTACTCCACCGCATCCGAGCACAGCTTCACGGTCCGCGCCACCAGCACGGATTCATCGTTCACCGAAGAAACCTTCACGGTGGATGTCATCCAGGCCAACGCTGCTCCTTCCTTCAATATCACGACGGTGTTGGGATCCATTTCGGAAGACGCTGACCTAACCGGTGGCGTGCATGTGGCCAACGTCGTGCTCACCGATGATGGACAAGGAACCAACACATTCAATTTGTTTGGTGCCCACGCCGCCTTCTTTGAACTGCGTGATTCAAACACGAAGTTGTACCTAAAGGAGAGCGTGGAACTCGATTTTGACACTCAAAGCGTCTTAAATCTCTTTGTGTCGGTGGACGACGCAACCGTTGGTTCCAGTCCGGACGATACCGACCCGTTTTCGCTCACGGTCACCGATGTGAACTCCGCCCCGGTCGTTTCGCTGAGCCAGAGCGGCGACTCGTTGCCAGAATCCACCGCCACCGGTTCACGCATCAAGATGGCCGACATCATCCTCACCGATGATGGAACCGGCACGAACACGCTGTCTCTGTCAGGCACCGACGCCGGCCTGTTCGAAATCGACGGAACCGAATTGTTCTGGACAGGTGACTCGGCCCTCGACTTCGAATCAAAACCCGCCCTGAACGTGACCGTCAATGTCGACGACACCGCGCTGGGCGCGGGCATCGACTCATCGACCAACTTCACGTTGACCGTCACCGATGTCAACGAAGCACCCACCCTCAGTCTGTCCAACCTCGTCACAACCATCAGCGAAGGGCAAGACACCTCGTCCGGAATGAAGGTCGCCGACATCACGATCACCGATGATGCCCTCGGCACCGAAACGTTGTCCCTGTCCGGTGCGGATGCCGCGTTGTTCCGAATCGATGGCACCGAGGTCTGGTTGATCGACAACGCCACGCTCGACTACGACAGCAACAGCGTCCTCGATGTCACCGTTTCCGTTGACGACAACACCGTCGGATCCACGCCGGACGACAGCCAAGCGTTTTCGATCAACGTCACCGATGTGAACACCGCCCCGGTCGTTTCGCTCAGCCAGAGCGGCGACTCGTTGCCGGAATCCACCGCCACCGGTTCACGCATCAAGATGGCCGACATCATCCTCACCGATGATGGAACCGGCACGAACACGCTGTCGCTGTCAGGCACCGACGCCGGCCTGTTCGAAATCGACGGAACCGAATTGTTCTGGACCGGTGACTCAGCCCTCGACTTCGAATCAAAACCCGCCCTGAACGTGACCGTCAATGTCGACGACACCGCGCTGGGCGCGGGCATCGACTCATCGACCAACTTCACGTTGACCGTCACCGACGTCAATGAAGCCCCCACGCTCGGTCTGGCCAATCAAGTCACCACGATCAGCGAAAGTGCGGACCTGTCGTCCGGCATGAAGGTCGCTGACATCGTCGTCACGGATGATGCCCTCGGCACCGAAACGCTTGCGCTAGTCGGAGCCGATGCGGCCTTGTTCCGCATTGATGGCACAGAGCTCTGGTTGGTCAACGACGCCGCACTGAATTTCGATAGCAATCCGACGCTGGACGTGACGGTCGAAGTCTACGACGCGAGCTTGTCCGCCAGTGCTCTGGATAGCGTCGCTCATTCGATGTCCGTGACAGACGTGAACTCGTCGCCAACGGTGAGCCTGAGCCAAGCAGGAACGTCGCTTGCAGAAGACACCTCAACAGGCACACGAATCAAGATGGCGGACATCACCGTCACCGACGATGGCACGGGAACGAATGAGCTGTCTTTGTCAGGCGACGACGCGGCTTTGTTTGAGATCGATGGTAACGAATTGTTTCTGAAGAGCGGCACAAGCCTCGATTTCGAGACCGCATCGACGCTCGATGTGACAGTCAATGTAGACGACTCCTCGCTCGGCGCCGGAATCGATTCCTCGACAGACTTCACGTTGACCGTCACCGACGTCAACGAAGCCCCCACGCTCAGTCTGTCCAACCTCGTCACAACGATCAGCGAAGGACAAGACACCTCGTCCGGTATGAAAGTCGCCGACATCACGATCACCGATGATGCCCTCGGCACCGAAACATTGTCGCTGTCCGGTGCGGATGCAGGCCTGTTCCGAATCGATGGCACCGAGGTCTGGTTGATCGACAACGCCACGCTCGACTTTGACAGCAACAGCGTCCTCGATGTCACCGTTTCCGTCGACGACAACACCGTCGGTTCCACGCCGGACGACAGCCAAGCGTTCTCGATCAACGTCACCGACGTGAACTCCGCCCCGGTCGTGACGCTCAGCCAGAGCGGTGATTCGTTGCCGGAATCCACCGCCACCGGTTCACGCATCAAGATGGCCGACATCATCCTCACCGATGATGGAACTGGCACGAACACGCTGTCGCTGTCAGGCACCGACGCCGGCCTGTTCGAAATCGACGGCACAGAATTGTTCTGGACCGGTGACTCGGCCCTCGACTACGAATCAAAACCCGCCCTGAATGTGACCGTCAATGTCAACGACACCTCGCTGGGTTCTGGCATCGATTCATCGACCAACTTCACTCTGACCGTCACGGATGTCAACGAAGCACCCACCCTCGGTCTGTCCAACCTCGTCACAACGATCAGCGAGGGACAAGACACTTCGTCCGGTATGAAAGTCGCCGACGTCACGATCACCGATGATGCCCTCGGCACCGAAACATTGTCGCTGTCCGGTGCGGATGCAGGCCTGTTCCGAA